A window of the Rhizobium brockwellii genome harbors these coding sequences:
- a CDS encoding DUF2259 domain-containing protein — protein MKKRLIIGGMLAVAFAGLPSLSLAGDIANIQPIGFSADGKVFGFQEFGIEESGNLPYSNTYFVDTEDGHYLEGTPFHTELTDKDANLSKARRQNLTAARSQMDKYDLLTNPGLIAAFNPPTELGSPSKTIRYTTLATDGPPKAPYTLSLGEMPVPTPKDCTAVDKRVIGFSLQMIEKEGAPNRQAARQATTVPAERACSVEYRIGGAVVYQPEAGNQVHIALVLAFDADRNGRWIAVPVHP, from the coding sequence ATGAAGAAACGTCTGATCATCGGTGGCATGCTTGCTGTCGCATTTGCCGGATTGCCTAGTCTGTCACTTGCCGGCGACATCGCAAACATCCAGCCGATCGGCTTTTCCGCCGACGGTAAGGTCTTCGGATTTCAGGAGTTCGGCATCGAGGAGAGCGGCAACCTTCCCTACTCCAACACCTATTTTGTCGATACCGAAGACGGCCACTATCTCGAGGGCACGCCCTTCCATACCGAGCTGACCGACAAGGACGCCAATCTCTCCAAGGCGCGGCGGCAGAACCTGACGGCGGCCCGCAGCCAGATGGACAAATATGATCTGCTGACCAATCCCGGCTTGATCGCTGCCTTCAATCCGCCGACCGAACTCGGCTCGCCGTCGAAGACGATCCGCTACACGACGCTTGCGACCGACGGCCCGCCGAAAGCGCCGTATACGCTCTCACTCGGCGAGATGCCGGTGCCGACGCCGAAGGATTGCACTGCGGTCGACAAGCGCGTCATCGGCTTCAGCCTGCAGATGATCGAAAAGGAAGGCGCTCCGAACCGGCAGGCAGCGCGCCAGGCCACCACAGTTCCGGCCGAGCGCGCATGTTCCGTTGAATACCGGATCGGCGGCGCCGTGGTCTACCAGCCGGAAGCCGGAAACCAGGTCCATATCGCACTCGTCCTGGCGTTCGATGCAGACAGGAACGGACGCTGGATCGCCGTTCCGGTTCATCCCTGA
- the rpe gene encoding ribulose-phosphate 3-epimerase: MTLPIRIAPSILAADFARLGEEVRDVTAAGADWIHLDVMDGHFVPNISFGPDVIKSLRSYTSATFDCHLMISPVDDYLEAFAKAGCDRITVHAEAGPHLHRSLQTIRNLGKKVGVTINPATPLSAIENVLDDVDLILIMSVNPGFGGQKFIPAMAKKIAAAKSLIGDRPIELEVDGGVTVETAPDIARAGGNVLVAGSAIFKGDTVEDYRRTVADLRQAAEGARA; encoded by the coding sequence ATGACGCTGCCCATTCGCATTGCCCCCTCGATCCTCGCGGCGGATTTCGCCAGGCTCGGCGAGGAGGTGCGCGATGTGACGGCCGCCGGCGCCGACTGGATCCATCTCGACGTCATGGACGGACATTTCGTGCCGAACATCTCCTTCGGCCCCGATGTCATCAAGTCGCTGCGCTCCTATACATCAGCCACCTTCGACTGCCACCTGATGATCTCGCCGGTCGACGACTATCTCGAAGCCTTCGCCAAGGCCGGCTGCGACCGTATCACCGTCCATGCCGAAGCCGGACCGCATCTGCACCGCTCGCTGCAGACCATCCGCAATCTCGGCAAGAAGGTCGGCGTGACGATCAATCCGGCGACGCCGCTCAGCGCCATCGAAAACGTGCTCGACGATGTCGATCTCATCCTGATCATGTCGGTCAATCCCGGTTTCGGCGGGCAGAAATTCATTCCGGCGATGGCGAAGAAGATCGCGGCGGCGAAGTCACTGATCGGTGATCGGCCGATCGAACTCGAGGTCGACGGCGGCGTCACGGTGGAAACGGCGCCTGATATCGCCCGGGCGGGCGGCAACGTTCTCGTCGCCGGCTCGGCAATTTTCAAGGGCGATACGGTCGAGGATTATCGCCGGACCGTCGCCGATCTGCGTCAGGCAGCCGAAGGGGCACGAGCATGA
- a CDS encoding DUF2189 domain-containing protein: MAAFHVMTGASESFARPVVNRIGIADVFDALKRGYEDFMEKPSHYVFLCLMYPIAGVFLTLWTSGANLLPMVFPLMAGFVLIGPIAAIGLYEISRRREAGLDASWTHALDVRHSPALPSIVAVGLMLCGLFVVWLVTAQTLYSNLLGEVFPRSMGDFFRQVFGTSEGMQLIIWGNLIGFVFALVVLAMTVITFPLLLDRDVGAVAAVTASIRATILNPVPVLLWGLIVAALLVIGTIPVFAGLALVIPILGHATWHLYRKLIAREATA, translated from the coding sequence ATGGCGGCATTTCATGTCATGACGGGTGCAAGCGAAAGCTTCGCGCGGCCCGTTGTCAATCGCATCGGTATCGCTGACGTCTTCGACGCGCTGAAGCGCGGATACGAAGATTTTATGGAGAAACCGTCCCACTATGTGTTCCTGTGCCTGATGTATCCGATCGCCGGCGTCTTCCTGACGCTGTGGACCTCGGGCGCCAACCTTTTGCCGATGGTCTTCCCGCTGATGGCGGGTTTCGTGCTGATCGGCCCGATCGCAGCGATTGGCCTCTATGAGATCAGCCGCCGGCGCGAAGCCGGCCTCGACGCGTCCTGGACGCATGCGCTGGACGTACGCCATTCACCGGCGCTGCCGTCGATTGTGGCGGTCGGCTTGATGCTCTGCGGCCTCTTCGTCGTCTGGCTGGTGACGGCGCAGACGCTCTATAGCAACCTACTCGGCGAGGTCTTTCCGCGCAGCATGGGGGATTTCTTCCGCCAGGTCTTCGGCACGTCAGAGGGTATGCAGTTGATCATCTGGGGCAATCTCATCGGCTTCGTCTTTGCGCTCGTCGTGCTGGCGATGACCGTCATCACCTTTCCGCTGCTGCTCGACCGCGATGTCGGGGCCGTCGCCGCCGTCACGGCGTCGATCCGCGCGACGATTCTCAATCCGGTGCCGGTGCTGCTTTGGGGCCTGATCGTCGCTGCGCTGCTCGTCATCGGCACGATCCCGGTCTTTGCCGGGCTTGCGCTGGTTATCCCGATCCTCGGCCATGCGACCTGGCATCTCTATCGCAAGCTGATTGCGCGGGAAGCCACAGCGTAA
- the purB gene encoding adenylosuccinate lyase, with amino-acid sequence MIPRYSRPEMVAIWSPETKFRIWFEIEAHACDALAELGVIPKSAAKTIWEKGGAATFDVDRIDEIEAVTKHDVIAFLTHLAEIVGPDARFVHQGMTSSDVLDTCFNVQLVRATDLMLADIDRLLEALKTRAFEHKDTVTIGRSHGIHAEPTTFGIKLALAYAEFERCRQRLVAAREEVATCAISGAVGTFANIDPRVEEHVAEALGLKAEPVSTQVIPRDRHAMYFATLGVVASSIERLATEIRHLQRTEVLEAEEYFSPGQKGSSAMPHKRNPVLTENLTGLARMVRSYAMPAMENVALWHERDISHSSVERMIGPDATVTLDFALSRLAGVIEKLLVYPENMEKNLNKFRGLVHSQRVLLALTQAGTSREDAYRLVQRNAMKVWEQGKDFLEELLADTEVRAALSEEDIREKFDLGYHTKHVDTIFRRVFGNA; translated from the coding sequence ATGATCCCGCGTTATTCCCGGCCTGAAATGGTCGCCATCTGGTCTCCCGAAACCAAGTTCCGCATCTGGTTCGAGATCGAGGCGCATGCCTGCGACGCGCTGGCCGAACTCGGCGTCATCCCGAAATCGGCGGCAAAGACGATCTGGGAAAAAGGCGGCGCCGCCACCTTCGACGTCGACCGCATCGACGAGATCGAGGCCGTCACCAAGCATGACGTCATCGCGTTCCTCACCCATCTCGCCGAGATCGTCGGCCCGGATGCGCGCTTCGTCCACCAGGGCATGACTTCGTCCGACGTGCTCGACACCTGCTTCAACGTCCAGTTGGTCCGCGCCACCGACCTCATGCTTGCCGATATCGACCGGCTGCTCGAGGCGCTGAAAACCCGCGCCTTCGAACACAAGGACACCGTTACCATCGGCCGTTCGCATGGCATCCATGCCGAGCCCACCACCTTCGGCATCAAGCTGGCGCTCGCCTATGCCGAATTCGAGCGCTGCCGCCAGCGCCTCGTCGCCGCCCGCGAGGAAGTCGCGACCTGCGCCATATCGGGCGCCGTCGGCACCTTCGCCAATATCGATCCGCGCGTCGAGGAACATGTCGCCGAGGCGCTTGGCCTGAAGGCCGAGCCGGTCTCGACACAGGTCATCCCACGTGACCGCCACGCCATGTATTTCGCCACGCTCGGTGTCGTCGCCTCGTCGATCGAGCGGCTGGCGACCGAAATCCGCCACCTGCAGCGCACCGAGGTGCTCGAAGCCGAGGAGTATTTCTCGCCCGGCCAGAAGGGCTCGTCGGCCATGCCGCACAAGCGCAACCCGGTTCTGACCGAAAACCTGACCGGTCTCGCCCGCATGGTCCGCTCCTACGCCATGCCGGCGATGGAAAACGTCGCCCTCTGGCACGAGCGCGATATCTCGCATTCCTCGGTCGAGCGCATGATCGGCCCCGATGCCACCGTGACGCTCGATTTCGCCCTCTCCCGTCTCGCCGGCGTCATCGAAAAGCTGCTGGTCTATCCCGAGAATATGGAAAAGAACCTCAACAAGTTCCGGGGCTTGGTCCATTCGCAGCGTGTCCTGCTGGCACTGACCCAGGCCGGCACTTCCCGCGAAGATGCTTATCGCCTGGTGCAGCGCAATGCGATGAAGGTCTGGGAACAGGGCAAGGATTTCTTGGAAGAGCTGCTCGCCGACACCGAAGTCCGTGCCGCGCTTTCCGAAGAGGATATTCGGGAGAAGTTCGACCTTGGCTATCATACCAAACACGTCGACACGATCTTCCGGCGCGTCTTTGGCAACGCCTGA
- a CDS encoding branched-chain amino acid ABC transporter substrate-binding protein gives MINLRGIAAFLALLGAAAESHAAGVTIGIVAPQNGPLALLGAQIAAGAGFEIQQSGNTLVAINETCEDNSGAAVADALVNAKVQVAVGFLCSETLEGALPKLKDANIPAITVSVRSRILMEDALKNGWPLFRAAPADGAEAAKIIEVILKDWAADPIALIEDGTIHGRELTEAVRNALEQSGLKPVFTDTYRPGQEQQIALVRRLKRAGATRVFIGGDRNDIAVIARDATAENIPLSILGGDAMRAADQPLPLDAGVRAVALPESAILPEGTAAADALRAKGIEPEGYVLPSLAAALIAGQAGQAAAATGKPLQEALLGTTFQTPVGTIAFTGAHELSQNPYRLLEWRGNGFFPPAAPTQ, from the coding sequence ATGATCAACCTGCGTGGCATAGCAGCTTTTCTGGCGCTGCTGGGAGCGGCGGCTGAAAGCCATGCGGCCGGCGTGACGATCGGTATCGTCGCCCCTCAGAACGGACCGCTCGCCCTCCTCGGCGCCCAGATTGCCGCCGGCGCCGGTTTCGAGATCCAGCAGTCCGGAAATACCCTCGTCGCCATCAACGAGACCTGCGAGGACAATAGCGGTGCCGCGGTCGCCGACGCGCTTGTCAATGCCAAAGTGCAGGTCGCGGTCGGCTTTCTCTGCAGCGAGACGCTGGAAGGCGCGCTGCCGAAGCTGAAGGACGCCAATATTCCGGCAATCACCGTCTCCGTGCGCTCCCGCATACTGATGGAGGATGCGCTGAAAAACGGCTGGCCTCTTTTCCGGGCAGCGCCCGCCGACGGCGCCGAGGCGGCAAAGATTATCGAGGTAATCCTGAAAGACTGGGCCGCCGATCCGATCGCCCTGATCGAGGATGGCACCATCCACGGCCGCGAACTGACGGAAGCGGTACGCAATGCGCTGGAGCAGAGCGGCCTGAAGCCGGTCTTTACCGATACCTACCGGCCGGGACAGGAACAGCAGATTGCCCTCGTCCGCCGCCTGAAACGGGCCGGCGCCACCAGGGTCTTCATTGGCGGCGACCGCAACGATATCGCCGTCATCGCCCGCGACGCCACCGCGGAGAATATCCCGCTGTCCATCCTCGGCGGCGATGCCATGCGCGCTGCCGACCAGCCGCTGCCGCTTGATGCCGGCGTGCGTGCCGTCGCCCTGCCCGAATCCGCCATCCTGCCGGAAGGCACGGCTGCTGCCGACGCGCTACGCGCCAAAGGCATCGAGCCGGAAGGTTATGTCCTGCCCTCGCTGGCCGCCGCCCTCATTGCCGGCCAGGCGGGACAAGCCGCCGCTGCGACGGGCAAGCCACTCCAGGAGGCACTTCTCGGCACGACATTCCAGACGCCGGTCGGCACTATTGCTTTCACCGGTGCGCATGAACTTTCGCAAAACCCCTACCGGCTACTCGAATGGCGGGGCAACGGCTTTTTTCCACCTGCCGCACCGACGCAATGA
- a CDS encoding putative bifunctional diguanylate cyclase/phosphodiesterase: protein MPVKKAHPEAGDPHGDAAEAGIGNGATDDSDLAERESRWNHALVGSGLGVWDHNYRLDRKYYSQTWKTIRGMAPDEEAAGEYDAWLQLVHPDDRDFVVHAIDRQNAGDPNYQIFEYRERHKDGHWVWIECRGACVEWDENGVPTRIVGTDTDITARKQAEETLSRLSRRLDLALEISRIGVFEADIEHDSVEWDDRLIAIYGLQGALRQIASDTWAKSLHPDDRERVLGLSDRSVESGSDFQQEYRIIRGDGAERVIRARSAFFVDGNGHRKLIGANWDVTEEVALRNELRRAKDLAEARNRELEAAKESIEHLALHDYLTGLPNRRYLDKMLDERAAECRAKGMAMAILHIDLDRFKQINDTLGHRAGDAMLQHAASVLRTSVRAVDFVARIGGDEFVILCIVDPASKKIASLAERVIRELRKPVRYEGHDCRFGASIGIAIDSGPKLDAKQMLLDADIALYRAKGLGRNRFEFFSAAARRDIISAKHLADEILIGLERNEFVPFYQLQFDARTLDVAGVETLARWQHPVHGLLTPDRFLDIAEDLDVVSTIDALILERAIADRKAWLKDGLPIPKVSVNVSARRLADPDLGKKLRALKIEPGTFSFELLESISLDDCDEAVVANLKKLRKLGIDIQIDDFGTGHASIVSLLRLSPKTLKIDRELIRMLPQSAEQRKLVGSIIDIGRSLNILVIAEGVETAEHIRILEELDCDTLQGYALARPMPAIQIPSFIRAGSWRHGQIAARALQAQLRRALRSRAAK from the coding sequence ATGCCCGTGAAGAAAGCCCATCCAGAGGCCGGTGATCCGCATGGCGATGCGGCTGAGGCAGGTATCGGCAATGGGGCGACCGACGATTCCGACCTGGCAGAGCGGGAAAGCCGCTGGAACCATGCGCTCGTCGGCTCGGGCCTTGGCGTATGGGATCACAACTACCGTCTCGACCGGAAATATTACTCGCAGACGTGGAAAACCATCCGCGGCATGGCGCCCGACGAGGAAGCCGCCGGCGAATACGATGCCTGGCTGCAGTTGGTCCATCCCGATGATCGCGATTTCGTCGTCCATGCGATCGACCGGCAGAATGCCGGCGATCCGAATTACCAAATCTTCGAATATCGCGAGCGTCACAAGGATGGCCACTGGGTCTGGATCGAGTGTCGCGGCGCCTGCGTCGAATGGGACGAGAATGGCGTGCCGACGCGCATCGTCGGCACGGATACGGATATCACCGCCCGCAAGCAGGCCGAGGAGACGCTGTCGCGTTTGTCGCGTCGGCTCGATCTGGCGCTGGAGATTTCCCGCATCGGCGTCTTCGAGGCCGATATCGAGCATGATAGCGTCGAATGGGACGACCGCCTCATTGCCATTTACGGGCTGCAGGGCGCCTTACGCCAGATCGCCAGCGACACCTGGGCGAAAAGCCTGCATCCCGACGACCGCGAGCGTGTGCTTGGCTTATCCGACCGGAGCGTCGAAAGCGGCAGTGACTTCCAGCAGGAATACCGCATCATCCGCGGCGACGGCGCCGAACGCGTCATCCGCGCCCGCTCGGCCTTCTTCGTCGACGGCAACGGCCACCGCAAGCTGATCGGCGCCAACTGGGACGTCACCGAGGAAGTCGCGCTGCGCAACGAGCTGCGCCGCGCCAAGGATCTCGCCGAGGCGCGCAACCGCGAGCTCGAAGCCGCCAAGGAGAGCATCGAGCACTTGGCGCTGCACGATTACCTTACCGGCCTGCCGAACCGCCGCTATCTCGACAAGATGCTGGACGAGCGTGCGGCCGAATGCCGGGCCAAGGGCATGGCGATGGCGATCTTGCATATCGATCTCGACCGCTTCAAGCAGATCAACGACACGCTCGGCCACCGGGCCGGCGACGCCATGCTGCAGCATGCCGCAAGCGTGCTGAGAACGTCCGTCCGCGCCGTCGATTTCGTGGCCCGCATCGGCGGCGACGAATTCGTCATCCTCTGCATTGTCGATCCCGCATCGAAGAAGATCGCCAGCCTTGCCGAACGTGTCATCCGCGAATTACGCAAACCCGTCAGATATGAGGGGCACGATTGCCGTTTCGGCGCCAGCATCGGCATCGCCATCGACAGCGGACCAAAGCTCGACGCCAAGCAGATGCTGCTCGACGCCGATATCGCCCTCTACCGTGCCAAGGGCCTGGGCCGCAACCGTTTCGAATTCTTCTCGGCCGCTGCCCGCCGCGACATCATCTCCGCCAAGCACCTCGCCGACGAGATCCTGATCGGCCTCGAACGCAATGAATTCGTGCCCTTCTACCAGCTGCAGTTCGATGCCCGCACGCTCGATGTCGCAGGCGTCGAAACGCTTGCACGCTGGCAGCATCCGGTGCACGGGCTGCTGACGCCCGATCGCTTCCTCGACATTGCGGAGGATCTCGACGTCGTCTCGACCATCGATGCCCTGATCCTGGAGCGCGCCATTGCCGACAGGAAGGCGTGGCTGAAGGACGGGCTGCCGATCCCGAAGGTATCGGTCAACGTCTCCGCCAGGCGGCTCGCCGATCCCGATCTCGGCAAGAAGCTCCGCGCGTTGAAGATCGAGCCCGGCACCTTCTCCTTCGAGCTGCTGGAATCGATCTCGCTCGACGATTGCGACGAGGCGGTGGTCGCCAACCTGAAAAAGCTGCGCAAGCTCGGCATCGACATCCAGATCGACGATTTCGGCACGGGCCATGCCTCGATCGTCAGCCTGCTGCGCCTGAGCCCGAAGACGCTGAAGATCGACCGCGAGCTGATCCGCATGCTGCCGCAATCGGCAGAGCAGCGCAAACTGGTCGGCTCGATCATCGATATCGGTCGCTCGCTGAACATTCTGGT
- a CDS encoding low affinity iron permease family protein: MKHLFAHFATKVSEWAGRPVIFILALIAVVIWAALGPFFDYSETWQLVINTGTTIVTFLMVFVLQNAQTRDTRAIQAKLNEIILTSHAENRFIGIENLDEEELKRLDELVAKAAKGRGESEACRTSEPTEAANAASSKKAEARKRSVVAKAPKQKQRPLEKS; the protein is encoded by the coding sequence ATGAAGCATCTGTTTGCCCACTTCGCAACCAAGGTATCGGAATGGGCGGGCAGGCCTGTCATCTTCATCCTGGCACTGATCGCCGTCGTCATCTGGGCGGCACTCGGACCCTTCTTCGACTATTCGGAAACCTGGCAGCTGGTCATCAATACCGGCACGACGATCGTCACTTTCCTGATGGTCTTCGTGCTGCAGAACGCCCAGACGCGCGACACGCGGGCGATCCAGGCCAAGCTCAACGAAATCATCCTGACCAGCCATGCCGAAAACCGTTTCATCGGCATCGAGAATCTCGACGAGGAAGAACTGAAACGTCTCGACGAGCTGGTCGCCAAGGCCGCAAAGGGCAGGGGCGAGAGCGAGGCTTGCAGGACGTCGGAACCAACCGAAGCAGCGAATGCGGCGTCGTCGAAAAAGGCGGAAGCGCGCAAACGCTCTGTGGTTGCCAAAGCACCGAAGCAAAAACAGCGGCCGCTTGAGAAAAGCTAG
- a CDS encoding RBBP9/YdeN family alpha/beta hydrolase — MKASDADILIIPGYTNSGPSHWQSRWEAKLSTARRVEQAEWTKPVREDWIARIAEEVNASTRPVVLVAHSLGVPSVIHAIPHFRNRVAGAFLVAPPDVANPDIRPKHLMTFGPYPRDPLPFPSITVASRNDPFGSYEHADEIASSWGSFLVDAGESGHINADSGHGPWPEGTMVFAQFLGRLSAD; from the coding sequence ATGAAAGCCTCAGACGCAGATATCCTCATCATCCCCGGTTACACCAATTCCGGCCCGAGCCACTGGCAAAGCCGCTGGGAGGCAAAGCTCAGCACGGCGCGGCGCGTCGAACAGGCCGAATGGACGAAGCCGGTTCGCGAGGATTGGATCGCCCGCATCGCCGAGGAGGTGAACGCTTCGACCCGCCCGGTCGTTCTCGTCGCCCATTCGCTGGGCGTGCCCTCGGTGATCCACGCCATCCCGCATTTCCGCAATCGCGTGGCGGGCGCTTTCCTCGTCGCCCCGCCCGACGTAGCCAATCCCGACATCCGCCCGAAGCACCTGATGACCTTCGGCCCCTATCCGCGCGATCCGCTGCCCTTCCCGTCGATCACGGTGGCCAGCCGCAACGATCCGTTCGGCAGCTACGAGCATGCCGACGAGATTGCCAGCAGCTGGGGCTCCTTCCTCGTCGATGCCGGCGAGTCCGGTCATATCAATGCCGATTCCGGTCACGGCCCGTGGCCCGAAGGCACCATGGTCTTTGCCCAGTTCCTCGGCCGGCTCTCTGCTGATTGA